Genomic DNA from Thermobifida alba:
AGAAACTTCGGGGCTCGGCCAGGAGCACCTTCTTCGCAGGAAGCATCTCCGCTTCACCTTCAACCTAGATGGATGTCCGCTGCATTCCCGCACGGATTCCGGCTCCTTGACTGTGCGATTCCGGTTACCTCGAAGTCAAACAATCCAGGGCACACAGACAGGAAGTAGCCATGTGTAGCCACACCCCTGCCAACAGATTATTGCCTTTGATTTGCTACTTACCAAGCAAACCCCTAATTCCTATTCTTTCTCCAGTCCAGAGAAAGCCGGGCCTTTTTGTCCACCAGGTGTGCCAGCCGCCACACCGAACCGGGGGCAGCATGAATACCATCACCCAAGAAGCAGTCGGCGACCTGCAGAAACATGCTGGAGCAACCACTCCGGTCCAGCCGCGCAAATATTCGGGAAATCTCTCCGAGCCAGTATTCGAAGAACTTTCCGAAACACTGTTCGCGTCACTTCGGCGCAGCGACCAGCGCCGCAGGGGGCTCGATTATCTGCGTGGCCTGCTGCGCACCCCCGGACGCAAGTCGATTCGGAACATGGCTGCTCTGCTGGGCGGTAGCGGGACGGGCCAGAGCCTGCACCACTTCATCTGCAACTCCACCTGGGAATGGTCGCCGGTCCGGGCCGCACTCGCCGGCTACCTGGCGCGTGTCGCCCCGCCGCTGGCCTGGGTGGTGCGTCCGATGGTCATTCCCAAGACCGGTCAGCACTCCGTCGGAGTGGGCCGGTACTTCTCCCCGGTGGACGGCCAGGTGTTGAACGCACAGCAGGCCGTCGGCCTCTGGGCCGTCTCGGACAGAACCGGCGTCCCACTCAACTGGCACCTGCGCCTTCCCGAGCAGTGGCACGACGTCTCCGACTGCGGTGTCCCCTCCCCCCGTCCCGCACCTCCCAGGCCACTGGGTGACTGCGCGGTGGAGATGTGCCGGGAGGCCCTGGCCGACTGGGGTCTGCCGCCCCGGCCCGTGGTGGTGGACATCGGCGAGGCGAACCCCCTGCCGACCCTGCGGCGGCTCACCGCCGAGGGGCTCAGCTCGATGGTCCGAGTCCCCGGAGACCTGCCGCTGACCGTGGTCGACGAGGCACTCACCGGGCACCGCGGCAACATACTGCCGGCCGCCCAGATCATGCGTGCCGCTCGGGAACTCCGCAGGCCGGTGACGTGGCGGGAGCGCGGTCCACGCCCGGTCCGGCGGACCGCGCTGGTCGCCGCGGTGCGGGTCCGCAGCCATCCCGACTGCGGCAGGGACACCGTACTCGTCGGGATCGGCGGGATCGGCGCGGAGTGGCTCACCGAACTGTGGGCGACCTCCCTGCCCGCGTCGTGGGCCGCCACCGCCGTCCCCTGGATGAGCGGATTCGTCCGGGCCGTCGACCGGGACTTCGAGACGATCTCCGAGCACGTCGGAATACGCGACTACGTGGGCCGATCGTTCAGCGGATGGCACCGCCACGTCACCCTCGCATCGGCCGCGCACGCCGTCGTCGCGCTGTCCTCAACGCCGGCGGACCTGGTGGGCCATGCCTCCTGACCGCCCCGGCCGCCCCGGGGGCGCGGCCGACCGCCGTCCGTCCCGGAGCCGTGTGACCTCCCGGGCGGCCCTTCCCCGCCCCGGACGGAGCAGGGCCCCGCGGCCCCCGGCCGGCACCGCTGCGCTCACCCTTTTCCCCTCACACGTGGAGGAGCAAGTGTACTCCGGTCTTCCGGTCACCCGCCTGGGACCAGCCCCGCAGCAGCCCGACTGGGCCGACGACCCCCGCCTCCCGGCGGCACGCCGAGAACTCGCCCTGCTTCCTCCCCTGGTCCGCCCGGAGGATGTGGACCGGCTCCGCCTCCTCCTCGCCCGGGTGGCCGCAGGGGAGGCTCTGGTCGTCCTCGCCGGGGACTGCGCCGAGGACCCGGCGGAGAGCACCGCCGCCGACGTGGCGGCCAAGACCGGTCTGGTCGAGACCCTGGCCCGCATGGTCGGCTCCGCCTCGGGCAAGCCCGTCGTCCGCGCCGCACGCATCGCCGGGCAGTTCGGCAAGCCGCGCTCGCGCTCCACCGAGACGGTCGGCGGCCGGGAGCTCCCCGTCTACCGCGGACACCTGGTCAACAGCCCCGAACCGGACCCCGAACTGCGCAGGCCCGACCCGCTCCGGCTGGTCGCCTGCTATCGGGCCGCCGCCGAGATCATGGGGCACCTGGGCTGGCGTCCGGACCTCCCGCGCCACGACGCCGACGCCCCCGTGTGGACCAGCCACGAGGCGCTGCTGCTCGACTACGAGGTCCCGCTGCTGCGCCGGACCGGCGACGGACGCGTCCTGCTCGCCTCCACGCACTGGCCGTGGGTGGGCGAGCGCACCCGGAGCGCGGACGGCGCGCACATCGCTCTGCTCTCCGGCATCGCCAACCCTGTGGCCTGCAAGGTGGGCCCCACGACGGAGACCGACGAACTGCTGGAGGTCTGCGAGCGGCTGGACCCGCGGCGGGTGCCGGGGAGGCTCACCCTCATCGCCCGCATGGGGGCCGGCGTCGTGGCCCGCAGGCTTCCCCCGCTCGTCGAGGCCGTCCGCGCCGCAGGGCATCCGGTGGTCTGGCTCACCGACCCCATGCACGGCAACACCGTGAGGACCCCGTCCGGCCTCAAGACCCGCTACGTGGAAGCGATCGTCCGCGAGGTCCAGGAGTTCCACTCGGCGGTGCGGTCAGCCGGCGGTGTCCCCGGAGGGCTCCACCTGGAGGCCACCCCGCAGGACGTCACCGAGTGCGTCCCCGACCGCTTCCACGTCGACCGGGTCCCCGCCAAGTACACCAGCCTCTGCGACCCGCGGCTGAACCCGGACCAGGCCGTCGCCGTGGCGGCTGCCTGGCTGCACTGACCCCCGGCCGTCCGGGTGGGAGGCGTCCAGTACCGAATCCGTCCAGAGAGGAGCAGCACATGGAGGACAGTGTCGCCCTGGTGACCGGGGCCGCCAGCGGAATCGGCGCGGCCGTCGCCAGGGCACTGGGCGAGCGAGGCGCCACGGTGGCCGCCGTCGACCGGGACGCCGAGCAGTTACGCACCCTGGTGGACAAGCTCAGAGCGGACGGGGCACGTGTCGAGGCGTTCGCCGCCGATGTGAGCCTGGCCTCCGAGGTCGAGGGGGTGGTGCGGGAGGTGGAACGGACCCTGGGCCCCCTGCACTCCCTGGTCAACGCTGCTGGAGTACTCCGTCTCGGCGGGGTGCGGGACCTCACCGACGACGACTGGTCCGCCACCTTCGCGGTCAACGCCACCGGGGTGTTCCACACCTCCCGTGCCGCCGCGCGCCGGATGGTCCCGCGCCGGCGCGGAGCCATCGTCACCGTGGCCTCCAACGCCGCGGGGACGGCACGCATGGGCATGGCCGCCTACGCGGCCTCCAAGGCCGCCGCGACGGCGTTCACCCGGTGTCTCGGTCTGGAACTCGCCGCATACGGCATCCGGTGCAACGTCGTCGCGCCGGGATCGACCGACACCCCGATGCTGCGGTCCATGTGGCACGACGCGTCCGGCCCGGCCGCGACGCTCCGAGGAGACCCGGAAGCGTACCGCGTGGGTATTCCGCTGCAGCGGCTGGCCCAGCCCGCCGACATCGCCGACTCGGTGCTGTTCCTGCTCTCCGACCAGGCCGCGCACATCACCATGCACACCCTGACGGTGGACGGAGGCGCCACTCTCGGCTGCTAGCCCTTGTCCGGCGAACCGCCGTGGGTCCGCCACCGCCGGGGCACCACCGCGTCGGCGCCCGCGGGCCGCAGACGAAGGCCTGCACCGCGCACCGACGCCGTCCCGGACAGCGACCCGTCGTTCCGGGCCCCACCAGACAGACCCAGTCCCGACCAAGCGGAGGACGACCATGACAGGAATCCCACCCATCCGGCCCTACCCCCTGCCGGAAGCGGACGGCCTGCCCGCCAACACCGCGTGCTGGACCGTCGACCCGGACCGCGCGGTGCTGCTCGTGCACGACATGCAGCGTTTCTTCCTCCGTCCTTTCGACTCCGCCGGAGAACCGTGCCGGACACTGCTGCGCAACTGCGTGGCGCTGCGTGAGCGGTGCGCCGCACTCGGCGTCCCGGTCGCCTACACCACACAGCCCGGGAACATGACCGACGAGCAGCGCGGCCTGCTGAAGGACTTCTGGGGGCCCGGCATGAGCGCCGTCCCCCAGGACCGCGCGGTGGTGGAGCCGCTGGCCCCGGCCCCCGGCGACTGGGTGCTCACCAAGTGGCGCTACAGCGCCTTTCACCGTTCCGACCTGCTGGAACTGATGCGTGCCCACCACCGCGACCAACTGGTCGTCTGCGGCGTGTACGCCCATGTCGGCGTTCTGATGACCGCGGTGGACGCCTTCACCCACGACATCCGGCCGTTCCTGCCCGCGGACGCGGTGGCCGACTTCTCCGCGGAGTACCACCACATGGCCCTGGAGTACGCCGCCCAGCGCTGTGCGGTGGTCACCTCCACCGCAGCCCTCCTGGCCGCCCTCGGCTCGGCGGTCCTGGACTCCCCGGAGTTGGCGGTGGAGGCGAGGACATGAGCGGCGGAGGGACCGGAAACGCTGACCTGCTCGGCAGCATCCTGGCAGCGCCTCCCCCGGCGTTCGCCCTGCTGTACCGCCCGGAGACGAGCTGTCCCGAGGTCGTGGACGTACTCGTCGGCGAGGTGTCCACGCCCGAGGTGCTGGCCGCTCTCCCGCTGCCCCCTCGCGACCGCCGTACCGGCCGCGCCGGACACGACGTGCTCGCCGTCATCCCCTACCGGCAGCTCACCGAGCGCGCCCTCCCGTGCAACGACGACGGCGCGCCGCTGATCGCGATGACCGTCACCGCGCAGGAGACCGTGGCACTCGCGGACCTCCTGGGCCGGATCCCCGACTGGGGGATCCGGGTGGCGAACGGACGCTTCGACGTGAGCGACGAGGCCTACGCCGCCGCGGTGGAGCGGATCATCGCCGAGGAGATCGGGCAGGGGGAGGGCGCCAACTTCGTCCTCGGACGCTCCTACCTCGCCGAAATCGCCGACTACACGCCGCACAGCGCGCTCACCCTGTTCCGCAGGCTCCTGGAGCAGGAGTCCGGCGCCAGTTGGACGTTCGTCGTCCACGCCGCGGGCCGCACCTTCGTCGGCGCCACACCCGAGCGGCACATCAGCCTGCGCGGGGGCGTCGCCGTGATGAACCCGATCAGCGGCACCTACCGCTATCCGCCGTCGGGCCCCGACCTCGCCGAGGTGATGCTCTTCCTCTCGGACCGCAAGGAAGCCGACGAGCTGTACATGGTCGTCGACGAGGAACTCAAGATGATGGCCCGGATCTGCAACTCCGGGATCCGGGTGGACGGCCCCCGCCTCAAGGAGATGGCCCGGCTGGCGCACACCGAGTACTACATCAAGGGCCACACCGGCCGCGACCCGCGGGAGATCCTGCGTGAGACGATGTTCGCCCCGACCGTCACCGGAAGCCCGCTGGAGAGCGCGTTCCGGGTCATCAGCCGCCACGAGCCCCGGGGCCGGGGCTACTACAGCGGCGCACTCGCCCTCATCGGCCATGACGAGCGGGGTGACCGCACCCTCGACTCCGCCATCCTCATCCGTACCGCCGAAATCGCCCCGGACGGCCGGATGCGCATCGGTGTGGGCGCCACCCTCGTCCGCCACTCCGACCCGGCCGCCGAGGCAGCCGAGACCAGGGCCAAGGCGGCGGGTCTGCTCGCCGCTCTGGAGACCGCGCGGCCGACGCGGCTGGCCGACCACCCGGCGGTCCGCACAGCCCTGGACGAGCGCAACATGCACCTCTCCAGTTTCTGGCTGGACGGGAACGCCGAATCCACGCCCGTACCGGAACTCGCCGGCCTGTGCGCCCTGGTGATCGACGCCGAGGACGCGTTCACCTCGATGCTGGCGCACCAGCTCCGGTCCATCGGCCTCGCCGTCACGGTCCGCCGATTCGACGAACCGTACTCCTTCGACGAGCACCACCTGATAGTAATGGGCCCGGGTCCGGGCGATCCGCGCGACAGCTCACATCCCAAGATCGCGAGGTTGGAGGCAGCGATACGTACCCTCCTCGCCGAACGGAGACCCTTTCTCGCGGTCTGTCTGAGCCACCAGGTGCTGAGCCGCACGCTCGGTTTCGCCCTGCACCGACGCGCAGTCCCCAACCAGGGGGTCCAGCACCGTATCGACCTGTTCGGCCACCGGGAGCGGGTCGGTTTCTACAACTCCTTCGCCGCCGTCAGCAGTGAGGACAAGGTGGAGTGCGAAGGGACCGGAACCGTCGAGGTGAGCCGCGACGCGGAGACGGGTGAGATCCACGCCCTGCGCGGTCCCGGGTTCGCCTCCCTGCAGTTCCATGCCGAGTCGGTACTCACGCACGACGGTGTGCGTCTCCTCGCCCGGACCGTCCGGGAGATCCTCGGCCGGTGAGACCGGCCTGCCCCAACCACCATCGACAAGACAGGAGTAAGGAACCGTGACGAACACGCCGCTGCGGCTCGCCGTGGTCATCGGCAGCATCCGCGAGGGCCGTTTCGGTCCGACCGTCGCACAGTGGATCACCGAGGAGGCGCGCTCCTTCGGCCAGTTCGACGTCGACGTCGTCGATCTGGCCGATGCCGGACTCCCGATGCGGATCACCGACACCGCGCCTCCGGAGGTGGAGGCGCTGCGGCCGCGCCTGGCCGCGGCCGACGCCTTCATCATGGTGGTCCCCGAGTACAACCGGGGCTACCCGGCCTCCCTGAAGACCCTGATCGACTGGTACATCGAGGAGTGGCAGGCCAAGCCGGTCGGTTTCGTGTCCTACGGGGGGCGAGGCGGAGCGCTGCGGTCCGTGGACCACGTGAGCGCGGTGCTCAGCGACCTGCACGCGGTACCGCTGCGCGACACGGTCAGCTTCCATGACGCGTGGGACAAGTTCGACGCGTCCGGTCGCCCCGTCGACCGGGAGGGCGCGGAGGCGGCGGCCAAGATCCTGCTGGACCGCCTGCTGTGGTGGGGGTCCGCGCTGCGCTCCGCACGACTTGAGCACCCGTACAACCGCTGACCGGGTGCCGGACCGGAAGCACACCGGCCCGGCACCCCGGCATCCGCTCCTCCGGGTTCACAGGACGGCGGCACCGGTGTTGAGGCAGGCGAGCAGAGTGCGGGCCTGGACGTTGAGGTAGTGGCCGTGCCGCACCAGTGCCCGCAACTGGCCGGGGGTCACCCAGCGGTAACCGGGCGGCGGGGACAGCGGAGCCTCGTCCTCGTCCGCCTCCACCACCATGACCCGGTTCTCCGCGCCGCGGAAGCGTCCGCCCTCCTCCGAGTGCACCGCCTCGTAGCGGACGCGCCCGGGCGGGGCGGACAGCACCACGTCGAGGAAGGGGGGCCTCCTCCCGGGGGGCAGGTGGGCGTAGTTGCCCGGATCGCACTGCACCGTCGGCGCCAGTTCGACCACGCCGGGAAGCCCTCCCTCCACCCGGGCGTGCACGAGTACGTGCGGGACACCGCCGAGACGGCGGGTGAGGAACGCGATGACGCCGCGCCGGTACGGCTCGAACAGCGGCTGTGTCCACCTGCCCACCTCGCGGGTGCCCGCCTCCACCGCCACGGCGACCACCCGGAAGTACCGGTCCTCCCGGTGGCGGATGGCGTACTCCTCACGCTCCCAGTCCGGCACGGAGGCCAGGGGCACGCGCCGGGCCGTCACCCCGTACCTGGTCCGCTCCCCGGTGAGCCATGACAGCAGCTCGGTGTCGGTGTGCAGGGCCTCGGTCCCGTCTTCGGGCACCGGAGCGCAGGACAGGACCGTGCGCGAGTCCATGTTCACCAGGTTGTCGCGGCGCAGCAGTCGGCCGATCTGCCCGAGCGTCAGCCAGCGGAAGTCCTCGTGCGGGGCGACGTCCTCGGTCACCTCGACGATCATGTTCCGGTTGCTCTTTCGGTAGAACCACGCGCCGTGCTCCGACTGCAGGACGTCGACCAGGACCCGGCCCCGGCCGGGCTGGACGAAGTAGTCGATGTGGTGGACCTTCCTTCCCCGGTGCGCCCCCGTGTAGTTGCTGTACGTGGCCTGCACGGTCGGGGAGAGCTGGACCAGGTTGGGGTTGCCCGGCTCCATCTTGGCCTGCATCAGGAAGTGCAGCACCCCGTCGAACTCCTTCGCCAGGATGCCGAGGATGCCGACCTCCGGCTGGTGGATGACGGGCTGGCACCATTCGGGGAACGGCCCGTTCCTGACCGTGACGTGCAGGCCTTCGACGGTGAAGAAACGTCCGCTGTGGTGCGCCAGGTTCCCGGTCCGTTCGTCGAACCGCCACCCGTCGAGCCCGGCCAGGGGGATCGGCTCCACCCGGAAGCCTTCCGAGGCGGCGCGTCCGGCGACCCAGTCCGCGGTCTCCCGCACGGTCCTCTCGTCCCCCCGGGCCGCCACCGAACGGGCCATCCGCTCAGCCGTCCCCGGTTCCCAGCGGGGACGCGGCAGCACGGAGGGGTTCCGCTGGACTGCCACGGTCACCCTCCGGCGGTCGGCGACGTCTCGAAGGCCGCGATCCGCTCGCCCCGGTTCCGTCCACCGCCGTATTTGACCGCTTTCCACCAGTCGACGTTCTCGCGGTACCAGGCGACCGTGTCGGCCAGTCCGCGTTCGAAGGGGATCTCCGGCTCGTAGCCCAGCTCTTCCCGGATCTTGGTCCCGTCGAGGGCGTACCGCCGGTCGTGCCCGTCGCGGTCGGCCACCCACTGGATCGCCGTACGGTCCGCACCGCACAGTTCGAGCAGCCGCTCGGTGATTTCGAGGTTGGTCCGCTCGTCCCCGCCCCCGACGTTGTAGACCTCTCCCGCCTTCCCCTTCGTGAGGATGAGGTGGACGGCCCGGCAGTGGTCGTCGACGTGCAGCCACTCACGGACGTTCAACCCGTCGCCGTACAGCGGGACCGGCTCCTTCTCCAGCAGGTTCGTGACGAAGCGCGGGATGAGCTTCTCCGGGTGCTGGTAGGGCCCGTAGTTGTTGGAGCAGCGGCTGATGGAGACGTCGAGGCCGTGCGTCCGCCAGAAGGCGCGGACCACCAGGTCGGAGGCTGCTTTGGAGGCCGCGTAGGGCGAGTTGGGCGCCATCGGCTCCTCCTCGTTCCACGTGCCTTCGTCGATGGACCCGTAGACCTCGTCGGTGGAGACGTGGACCACGCGTTCGACTCCGGCGGCCAGGGCGGCGTCCAGCAGCACCTGGGTGCCGATCACGTTGGTGCGGAAGAACGCGTCGGCGTCCGCGATGGAGCGGTCCACGTGCGTCTCGGCCGCGAAGTGCACGACCGCGTCGTGCCCCGGCATCAGCTCCCCGACCAGCCGCGCGTCGCAGACGTCGCCGTGGACGAACTCCAGTCGGGGTGCGTGCTCCGGAAGGTTGGCCCGGTTCCCCGCGTAGGTGAGTTTGTCCAGGACCGTGACTCTGACCCCCTCCGTTCCGGGGTATCGGCCCGCGAGCAGGGAACGCACGTAGTGGGACCCGATGAAGCCCGCGCCTCCGGTGACCAGGATCCTCATGCCTCAACCTCCACGTCGCTGTGGTCCCCGACCACCAGTCGGCGACCGGCACCCGCCGCACTGACGGAGGCGCCCCTACCGATGACGGAGCCGTGCAGCCTGCGGACCCCGGCCAGTTCCGCCCCGTCCAGGATGATCGACCCGGTGACGGCCGCACCGCGCAGAACGCAGTTCCGTCCGATGGAGGTGTGCCGCCCCACCCCGCTGTCCTCCACCACGCTGCCGCTTCCGATGACCGCCGGGCCCTCGATCCTCGACCGGAGGACGCGGGCGCCGTGCTCGACGACGACGGGACCGGTCAGCACACTGGCGTCGTCCACCTCTCCGTGGACGGCGGGCCGCATCCGGTCCAGCAGTCGGCGGTTGCACTCCAGGACCCCCTCCACGTCCCCGGCGTCCCGCCAGAAGCCGTCGTACTCGCCGACCCGGACCGGTCTCCCGTGGTCCACCAGCCACTGCAGGGCGTCGGTGATCTCCAGCTCACCGCGCGCGCTGGGTTCGACGGCGGCGACGGCCTCGTGGATGGCGGGGGTGAAGAAGTAGACGCCGACGAGCGCGAGGTCGCTCCTCGGTTCCTCGGGTTTCTCCACCAGTCGCAGCACGGTGCCGTCCGCTCCGAGTTCGACGACTCCGAACGCCCGCGGATCCTGGACCTTCTGCACGACGACCTGGGCCGCGGGCCGGGACTCCCGGAACTCCCGCGCGATCTCGGCGACCCCGTCGGGCAGGACGTTGTCCCCCAGGTAGGTGACGAAGTCGTCCTCCCCCAGGAAGTCCCGTGCGAGCAGCACGCAGTGGGCCAGTCCGAGGGGTTTCTCCTGGTAAAGGTAGGTGACGCGGAGGCCGAACCGGGATCCGTCGCCGACGGTCTCCTCGATCTGCTCGGCGCGTTCGCCGACGACCAGGCCCACCTCCGCCACCCCCAGGGCGCGGACGTCATCCAGGACGTGCTCCAGGACCGGCCTGTTGGCCACCGGAATCAACTGCTTCGGCATCGAATGGCTGAACGGCCTGAGCCGGGTTCCCAACCCCCCCGACAGCACCAGAGCCTTCATTGGACGTCCTTTCCGTGGGCGCCGGGCGGGAAGGCGGTCCGCCGGAAGCACCGGGGGCGGACCGGCGGGACCCGCATCGGCGCCCGGGTCGGCGGTCCCGGGCGGACCGGCCGAATCCCGTTCCGCTCCGCATCGCCGGGGACCCGCTTATCCGGAATCACAGTGAACAGGTTCTTCGGGCCGGTCGACCGGGGCAACGGGCACCGGGGGAGTCTGTCAGGTCTCCGGGGCCCGCTCACTCCGAGCGGGCCCCGGAGGCACCCCGGGGGCGTCGGCCCGCGGGACCGCAGGTCACCGCACTCCGACGGCCGAGGAGACCTGGTCCCCGGCGGGGGCTGGTGCCACAGCCCGCTTCGAGGCGCGACTCAGCCACCAGTGCGCGACGAGGAGGTTGACCGCTGTCCCCAACCAGCCCGACCACTCCTTGACGAACTGGTCGGAGATCTCGACTCCCGGGATCAGGGCCAGGAACGGGATGACCCTCCCCCAGACGATGTTCATC
This window encodes:
- a CDS encoding NADPH-dependent FMN reductase, which produces MTNTPLRLAVVIGSIREGRFGPTVAQWITEEARSFGQFDVDVVDLADAGLPMRITDTAPPEVEALRPRLAAADAFIMVVPEYNRGYPASLKTLIDWYIEEWQAKPVGFVSYGGRGGALRSVDHVSAVLSDLHAVPLRDTVSFHDAWDKFDASGRPVDREGAEAAAKILLDRLLWWGSALRSARLEHPYNR
- a CDS encoding isochorismatase family protein translates to MTGIPPIRPYPLPEADGLPANTACWTVDPDRAVLLVHDMQRFFLRPFDSAGEPCRTLLRNCVALRERCAALGVPVAYTTQPGNMTDEQRGLLKDFWGPGMSAVPQDRAVVEPLAPAPGDWVLTKWRYSAFHRSDLLELMRAHHRDQLVVCGVYAHVGVLMTAVDAFTHDIRPFLPADAVADFSAEYHHMALEYAAQRCAVVTSTAALLAALGSAVLDSPELAVEART
- a CDS encoding 2,3-dihydro-2,3-dihydroxybenzoate dehydrogenase yields the protein MEDSVALVTGAASGIGAAVARALGERGATVAAVDRDAEQLRTLVDKLRADGARVEAFAADVSLASEVEGVVREVERTLGPLHSLVNAAGVLRLGGVRDLTDDDWSATFAVNATGVFHTSRAAARRMVPRRRGAIVTVASNAAGTARMGMAAYAASKAAATAFTRCLGLELAAYGIRCNVVAPGSTDTPMLRSMWHDASGPAATLRGDPEAYRVGIPLQRLAQPADIADSVLFLLSDQAAHITMHTLTVDGGATLGC
- a CDS encoding 3-deoxy-7-phosphoheptulonate synthase encodes the protein MYSGLPVTRLGPAPQQPDWADDPRLPAARRELALLPPLVRPEDVDRLRLLLARVAAGEALVVLAGDCAEDPAESTAADVAAKTGLVETLARMVGSASGKPVVRAARIAGQFGKPRSRSTETVGGRELPVYRGHLVNSPEPDPELRRPDPLRLVACYRAAAEIMGHLGWRPDLPRHDADAPVWTSHEALLLDYEVPLLRRTGDGRVLLASTHWPWVGERTRSADGAHIALLSGIANPVACKVGPTTETDELLEVCERLDPRRVPGRLTLIARMGAGVVARRLPPLVEAVRAAGHPVVWLTDPMHGNTVRTPSGLKTRYVEAIVREVQEFHSAVRSAGGVPGGLHLEATPQDVTECVPDRFHVDRVPAKYTSLCDPRLNPDQAVAVAAAWLH
- a CDS encoding glucose-1-phosphate thymidylyltransferase, which translates into the protein MKALVLSGGLGTRLRPFSHSMPKQLIPVANRPVLEHVLDDVRALGVAEVGLVVGERAEQIEETVGDGSRFGLRVTYLYQEKPLGLAHCVLLARDFLGEDDFVTYLGDNVLPDGVAEIAREFRESRPAAQVVVQKVQDPRAFGVVELGADGTVLRLVEKPEEPRSDLALVGVYFFTPAIHEAVAAVEPSARGELEITDALQWLVDHGRPVRVGEYDGFWRDAGDVEGVLECNRRLLDRMRPAVHGEVDDASVLTGPVVVEHGARVLRSRIEGPAVIGSGSVVEDSGVGRHTSIGRNCVLRGAAVTGSIILDGAELAGVRRLHGSVIGRGASVSAAGAGRRLVVGDHSDVEVEA
- the rfbB gene encoding dTDP-glucose 4,6-dehydratase, with product MRILVTGGAGFIGSHYVRSLLAGRYPGTEGVRVTVLDKLTYAGNRANLPEHAPRLEFVHGDVCDARLVGELMPGHDAVVHFAAETHVDRSIADADAFFRTNVIGTQVLLDAALAAGVERVVHVSTDEVYGSIDEGTWNEEEPMAPNSPYAASKAASDLVVRAFWRTHGLDVSISRCSNNYGPYQHPEKLIPRFVTNLLEKEPVPLYGDGLNVREWLHVDDHCRAVHLILTKGKAGEVYNVGGGDERTNLEITERLLELCGADRTAIQWVADRDGHDRRYALDGTKIREELGYEPEIPFERGLADTVAWYRENVDWWKAVKYGGGRNRGERIAAFETSPTAGG
- a CDS encoding IS701 family transposase; the protein is MNTITQEAVGDLQKHAGATTPVQPRKYSGNLSEPVFEELSETLFASLRRSDQRRRGLDYLRGLLRTPGRKSIRNMAALLGGSGTGQSLHHFICNSTWEWSPVRAALAGYLARVAPPLAWVVRPMVIPKTGQHSVGVGRYFSPVDGQVLNAQQAVGLWAVSDRTGVPLNWHLRLPEQWHDVSDCGVPSPRPAPPRPLGDCAVEMCREALADWGLPPRPVVVDIGEANPLPTLRRLTAEGLSSMVRVPGDLPLTVVDEALTGHRGNILPAAQIMRAARELRRPVTWRERGPRPVRRTALVAAVRVRSHPDCGRDTVLVGIGGIGAEWLTELWATSLPASWAATAVPWMSGFVRAVDRDFETISEHVGIRDYVGRSFSGWHRHVTLASAAHAVVALSSTPADLVGHAS
- a CDS encoding anthranilate synthase family protein; translated protein: MSGGGTGNADLLGSILAAPPPAFALLYRPETSCPEVVDVLVGEVSTPEVLAALPLPPRDRRTGRAGHDVLAVIPYRQLTERALPCNDDGAPLIAMTVTAQETVALADLLGRIPDWGIRVANGRFDVSDEAYAAAVERIIAEEIGQGEGANFVLGRSYLAEIADYTPHSALTLFRRLLEQESGASWTFVVHAAGRTFVGATPERHISLRGGVAVMNPISGTYRYPPSGPDLAEVMLFLSDRKEADELYMVVDEELKMMARICNSGIRVDGPRLKEMARLAHTEYYIKGHTGRDPREILRETMFAPTVTGSPLESAFRVISRHEPRGRGYYSGALALIGHDERGDRTLDSAILIRTAEIAPDGRMRIGVGATLVRHSDPAAEAAETRAKAAGLLAALETARPTRLADHPAVRTALDERNMHLSSFWLDGNAESTPVPELAGLCALVIDAEDAFTSMLAHQLRSIGLAVTVRRFDEPYSFDEHHLIVMGPGPGDPRDSSHPKIARLEAAIRTLLAERRPFLAVCLSHQVLSRTLGFALHRRAVPNQGVQHRIDLFGHRERVGFYNSFAAVSSEDKVECEGTGTVEVSRDAETGEIHALRGPGFASLQFHAESVLTHDGVRLLARTVREILGR
- a CDS encoding NDP-hexose 2,3-dehydratase family protein, which translates into the protein MAVQRNPSVLPRPRWEPGTAERMARSVAARGDERTVRETADWVAGRAASEGFRVEPIPLAGLDGWRFDERTGNLAHHSGRFFTVEGLHVTVRNGPFPEWCQPVIHQPEVGILGILAKEFDGVLHFLMQAKMEPGNPNLVQLSPTVQATYSNYTGAHRGRKVHHIDYFVQPGRGRVLVDVLQSEHGAWFYRKSNRNMIVEVTEDVAPHEDFRWLTLGQIGRLLRRDNLVNMDSRTVLSCAPVPEDGTEALHTDTELLSWLTGERTRYGVTARRVPLASVPDWEREEYAIRHREDRYFRVVAVAVEAGTREVGRWTQPLFEPYRRGVIAFLTRRLGGVPHVLVHARVEGGLPGVVELAPTVQCDPGNYAHLPPGRRPPFLDVVLSAPPGRVRYEAVHSEEGGRFRGAENRVMVVEADEDEAPLSPPPGYRWVTPGQLRALVRHGHYLNVQARTLLACLNTGAAVL